TGGGGCGGCTCGGAGTTCGCGGCGCCCCAGTGATCGCGCCGCCTCAGAGCTCGCGGCGCATCCGAACGTGCTCGATGCCGTCCTCGTCGAACGTGCCGACCGCGTCGTCGACGGCGTACCCCAGCCGCTCGTAGAAGCCGGCCGCCCGCGTCTGCGCGTGGAGCACCGCCTCCGAGAGCCCGCGCTCGCGGGCACGGGTCTCGACGGCGGTCATCACGCGCGCGCCCCACCCCTCGCCGCGGCGGTCGCCGGCGACCGCGATCCGCTCGACCTTCGCGACGCGCTCCGCGCCCTCCGCCAGCGCGCCGTACTCGTGGGCCCCGACCGCGCGGAGGCGGGCGACCGCGACCGCGTCGCCGGCGGCGTCGCGGACGAGCAGGTGGTCCACGTCCGACTCCAGCGGGTTCTCGTCGTGCTCGTCGAGTTCGAGGTGCTCCGGAACGCCCTGCTCGTCGACGAAGACGGCCATTCGAAGGTCGACCACGGCGTCCCAGTCGGCCTCGGCGGCGACGACGGTGGCCGTCCAGTCGGCGTCCGCGGGAGCGAGGTCGGCCTCCGCCGACGTCTCGTCCTCGGGCATCGTCACTGGAGGCGGTACCGCAGGAGCGCGGCGACGCCGCCGAGGTTCTTCAGTTGCTGCCCGGGCGCGAACTCCTCCGAGAAGACGACCACGTCCCCGCCCTTCTGCTCGGCGGTCTCGACGAGGTCGTTCACGTCGATCTCCCAGTCGCCCTCGCCCTGGCGCTCGGCGCGGAGTCGCTCGTCGACGATGAGAAGCGTCTCGATGGCGCCGAACTCGGCGGCCTCCATCGTCTCGTTGACGCCGTAGGTCGCCTTGGCGCCCTCGGCGATGCGCTCGGTGAGCTCGTCGATCAGCTCGGCCTCGCGGGCGATGCGCGTCTCGCGTTGCACCTCGTCGACGGCGCCGCGCTTGAGCACCTCGTGGACGCCGCGGTCGCCGGCGGCGGAGGTATTCACGACGGAGATCCGGTCGCTGAGGTCCCGGTAGTGCTCGTCGATGTACTCGTTGGCGTCGTTCTTCGTGAACCCCGGACCCGCGAGGATGATCGCCTCGGGGTCGAGGTGCGACAGCGCGGAGCCGAGCTCGTCGAACAGTTCGTCGCGGGGGCGGGCGTACTCACCCTTCCCCGTGGGCTTGGTGAAGCTCGCGTACTCCTCGGTGCCGTACTGCTGGACGGTGTGGATGTACGCGGCGCCCTCCTCGACGGTCGCGATGGCGACGTCGGGCGCCCCGGTGGCCTCCTCTGCCTCCTCGATGCGTTCGATCTGGTCGGCCTTGAAGCGCTTCTCCACGGTGATCTCCGAGCGCTCCTCGACGTTGATCGTGTGGTGGTGGCCGATCTCGTCCTCGCGCGAGCAGCCGACGATGACGCCCCCGACGCGCAGCCGGTTGGCGAAGCGGGCGAACTCCACGTCCTCGACCTCGAGGGTGACGCGCATGTGCTCGCGCTCGCCGCCCGTGTCGCGGAGCTGGTCGTCGTCGCGGGTGACCCGGCGGGTCGTGTCGGCCTCGACCAGATCGCCGGGTTCGAGGACGTGCGAGAGGTGCCACAGGTCGTCGGTCGTCTCGGGCGTGACCGTCAGGCGCTCGCGCCCCTCCTCGCCGCGGCCGCGCGAGTCGATTCGCATATCCGCGAGTGCGTCGGGCGCGTACAAAGGCCCTCCGAGACGTGGACCCACGCCGGGGGCACAGCTCCCGGACGGGTCCCGGAGACTACCTCACCGACCCGCTCTCGGGTTCCTCGGTTCGGACGCGCCGCCCGCGTCCGGGGATTCCTCCGCGGGCTCGTTCGCGTCCGCGGCGACGGCGTCGGTCGCCTCGGCGAACCCGCGGCCGAAGCAGTAGTAGGTGACGACCTGCCCGTAGAACAGCGCGGGGATCCCGATCAGGATCAGCGCGAAGGGACCGGCGACACTGTTGATCACGGCTCCGAGCACGACCCCGAAGAGGACGCCCACGAGATACCGCCCCGAGAGGGCCGCCTCGCGAAGCGCCTCGACGTCGAAGGCGGCGCCCAACTCGCCCGCGAGCGCGAAGTTAGTCATCGCCGCCGGCATGACGTACGCGACGAGGATAGACAGCAGCGTCGCGGCCAACACGAGGAGGAGGCCGACGGCGCCGAACGCCGCGACCCCCGCGTCGCTGCCCGTGACGCTGCCCGTAACGCCGCCGATGAAGAGCGCGACGACCGCGGCGACGATCGGGATCGAGACGACGAGGCCGTAGGCCGCCTGCACGACGACGAGCTTCAGCCCGTCGACGAACAGCTCCCCCCAGTCGGTGAACGACGGGGCCGCGCGCTCGTCGGTCGCCGCCGAACGCAGCACCCGGAGGAGATACCCCTGCAACACGAACGCCGGCAGCACGAACACGCTCGCGACGATCAGCGCGCCGCCGATGACGAGCGTGGCGACGCGGTCGTCCGTTCGCAGGGGGTACCCGAGCGCGTCCTCCAACATACCCGACCGTCACCAGGGGCGTGGTTAACGGTTTCCACCGATCCCGCGGCTCCACGCCGCGGCGGCCGCGACCTCCAGGTAGAACAGCCCGAAGAAGCCGACGAGCCGGGCGGTCCGGCTCCCGGCGCCGGCCAGCGCCGCCCCGAACGCGAGCAGCACCGCGCCGACGGTCCACGCGTAGAAGTACCGCCCGGAGGTGACCGTCCGACGAAGCGATCGGGACGAGATCCCCGCGGCGACGCGTGCGCGAACGGTCCCGGCCGGGTCCGCACGAGCGTACCCCGCGAGGATCGCCGGCAGCGGATACGCGATGCCGACCGCGAGCAGCAGGCTCACCGTCCCGCCGACGAGCGTCACGCCGTACCCCAGCGGTGTCGTCGGGTCGACGGGGCCGCCGCCGGCCGCCCCCGACACCGCCCCGCCGACGGTGACGAGCAGGACGACGACCGGAACGAGCAGAACCGCGATGGAGACCGCGCTCGCGACGAGTCCGTCCCGTAGCAGCGACAGCGGACGCCGAAACGTCGGGAGCGTGACGGGGTCGTCCGCGTCGCCGGCGGCGCCGAGCACGCGGACGAGGTAGCCGACGACCGCCACGATCGCGACCGGCGAGAGCAGCGTGAGCGGCCACAGCGGCGCGACGATCGCGGCGAGGAGGTGGAGCCCGCCGCCGGTCGCGAGCGCCTCCGCCGCCGCGCCGCGGTCGTTCGCGGGCCCCAGCGGGTAGCGAAGCGCCTCGCTGAGCACGGTTACGCCTCGTGTATGTCGCTCTCGCCGGGCGGGAGGAACTCCTGGATCCGGTCGGCGGAGGCGACCTTGCGGACGAACCCCTGGTCGGCGAACCGCGATTTGAGTTCGCGGTAGCACTTCATCGCCGCGTCGTTCTGGGCGAAGCGTCCGGGCGTGAGGCGGATCGTCGTCTCCGCGCGCTCCTCGATCGCGCTCGGCGGCCCGCCTATCACCCGCGTCTCGGGATCGACCTGGACGCCGACGGCGACCTCGGCGGGCATGTCGCGGTAGTAGTCGCGCTCGCCGCGGATGACGAACCCGCCCTTCTCGATGTACTCGCCCGACTCGGGCGTCTTCGACACCTGATCGGGGGTGACGACGTACGCGTCGCCGGCGCCGCGGCCGTCCTTCCACACCGAGGAGTACGAGACGGCGAACTGTGCGGCCTCCTCGCGCGACTGCTCGGGGATGGTCACGTCGCGGGCGGCCTCCGAGGGGTCGGTCGCCTTGACGATCGTCACCGGGCCGCCGTGGGCCTGTGCGTGACAGAACAGGTCCCGCCCCTCCATGTAGTTCTTCACGAGCTCCTCGTTCTGGTCGGCGTTGCGCCCGCCGATGACGAGGAAGCCGTCGCTCGTCTCGAACCAGCGGAAGCGGTCGTACCAGTGGTCCTGCTGCCTGACGGGGATCGACGGCCGCGAGAGCCAGTCGACGTCCGCGTGCTCGTCGGCCTCGTCGCCGTCGGCGTCGTCCTCCTCGTCGCCGCCTTCGGCGTCGGGGTCGCCGTCGGCCGCCTCCCACTCCTCCTTGCGCCGTTTCACTGCTTCCAGCTCCTCGCGGGTGTTCTCGATGGCCGCGAGCGCGCCCTCCTTCTTCTCCTCGATGCGCTTGGCCTCCGTGTACAGCCGGTCGGCGTTCTTCTCGGGCCCGGTGGCGGCGTCGAGGGTGACGACCGTCCCGTCGAGGTCCACGTCGACGGTCCCCTCGGAGCCGTCGACGCCCCGGACGGCCTCGGCCTCGGGGATGCCGCGGTCGGCGCCCTCGAGGAACGTCTCGTCGATCTCCTCCCAGCCTCGCCCCTCCTCGCGGGCGGCCTGGATCGTCGAGAGCACGTCGGCGACGAGGTCGTAGTGGGCGTACACGGCCTCCGCCTTCTCGCGCTCGGCCTCCGCGCGCTCCTCGAAGTCGCCGATCGCGCCCTCCTGCTGGTCGATGATCCGTTGCTTCTTGGCGATCTCGGCCTCGAAGTCGGGCGAGTCGTCGACCTCCTCGTCCTCCGTGAGGTCGAGCCGGTGGAAGTACGCGTCCAGCGCGGCGTTGAAGTCGTCGTACGCCTCCGACTCCATTCCCTCGCGCTCCTCCAGCGGGAACGGCGTCACGTCGACGACCGCTCCGTCCTCCAGGTAGACGCGAGGGTCCAGATCCCCGGACCGGAGGCGCTCGCCCATCCGCCGGATCGCGTCGTAGATCGCGCGGTACTGCGCCTCGCCGGCGTCGGCGATGTCGAGCGCCTTCTCGACGCCGGCGCGGGTGCAGAACTCCTCGGCGTAGAGGCCGCCCATGTTGAGTTGGGTCGCGAGCGTGCGCACCACGTCGGTGTCGGACTCCTCCATCCTCGCTTCGAGCACCTCGTAGCGCACGTCGAAGGGGTTGATCCGCGACTGCGGGTACTCGTACCGGCTCCCGGGAGCGACCGTCCGGGACTTGAGCCGGACGGTTTCGAGGCTGCGCTGAACCTCGCCGGTCTCGTCGAGCACGGCGACGTTGCCCTCGCCGAACAGCTCGGCGATGACCGTCGTGTTCGCGTCGGGGCGCTCGAAGTCGAACGTGAGGATGCGGTCGAACTCGTATTGAGCAACGTCGGCGAGCTCCCCGCCGGCGAGCCGCGAACGTAACGTCTTGGCGAACTCCGGTGGCCGGCCGGGCGCGTCCGGCACGTGCGCGGGGTCGGCGACGTGACACCGCTTCACGTCGCCCGTCTCGACGAGGAGTTCGACCCGCCCGCGGTCGTAATCGCGGAGTTTGAAGCGGACGAGGTCGTCGCCGTAGAGGTAGACCTTGTCCACCTTCGCGCCCTCGTACCGGGAGAGCTCCCCGGCGAGGGCGGCGAGGTCGACGCTCGTCATCTCGGTTTTCGGGTCCATCTGATTGTGTGTGGGTACTTGGGGCGGGTGTTTGGGCGTTGCGGGATTGATGTGGATTCGCTCGTATCGTTGTTCGCCATCGCGACACGTGGAGATCGGTGTCCGATATTCGGTGTCCATGAAAGCCCCCACGGCTCTGCAGTGGGGGGGGACTCGCTGCGCGTGGTTCGAGACGGCTCCGCCGTCTCGTCATTACCGGACGCCTCCGGCGTCCGGTCAGCAGCCAGAACGCTCCGCGTTCTGGCAGCATCACGAGAGACGCTTCGCGTCTCTCGAACGACTTCGCTCGGGCTTCGCCCTCGCTCCAGTGCTTGCTTCGTCCGCCTTCCCGCAGAGCCGTGGCCCCTTTCAGTCGCACCCACCGCTGCCGCGACCGCACCACGACCTCCCCAACCGATTCGCTCGTCGTCGCTCACGGGTCGCTTCGCTCCCCGTTCGCGTCGAGCCCTCGCTTCGCTCGGGCTCGCACTCCTCACTCATCCTACGTCAGAGCAAGCTCTGACGAGGTCACACTCGCTCCGCTCACGGCTCACTACGTTCGCCGTTCGCAATCGCGGTCTCATTCCATTCGACCGCGCACCGCTCGCGTGACCCTCGCGCGCGTCCGGCTGACACGGAGGTCAGCCGGCGCGCGCCACCGCAATAGATCGGATTCGGAACTCGACCGACGACCGAGCCTACCTGCGCGCCAGCACCACACCCGTCGCCGAGGCGACGAACCCGATGGCCGCGAGCACGCCGAACAGTGTCGGCGGGTTCGCGTACGTCAACACGGTGCCGGCGACAGCGCCCCCGAGGGCGCCGACGCCGAAGACGCCGAGGTAGGTGTAGCCGTACGACAGCCCGCGGGTGCCCGCGGGGGTGTACTCGGCGACGGTCGCCTGGTAGAACGGCTGGACGACGAACAGCGCGGCGCCGAGCACCGCGCCGAAGACGAGGAACGGCCCGAACCCGAGGTTCGCGACCGGGAGGAACAACAGCGCAAGCACGCCGAGCACCCCGAAACTGAGCGCGATCCCGCGCTCGACGGGGATCCGGTCGGTGAGCTTCCCGCCGACGTACTGGCCGACGACGCCGACCATCAGGAGGCCGGAGTAGACGTAGTTCGCGGGCGAGACCTCCCGACCGCCGAGCCCGCCGAGCAGGTCGGCGACCCCGCCGGGCAGCAGCGACCCGACGGCGACCGGGGCGAAGCCGGGGAGGTCGTCGAGCAGTTCGGGCATGAACGTGAGCACGCCCCGGTAGTACAGCCCCGACAGCATCACGACGAGGAACACGAGCGCGAAGCTGCCCGTGAACAGCACGCGCGACTCGGCGACGAACTCCGAGAACGAGTCGACCCCGGCGTCGGCCTTCGAGTCGCCCGCGTCCGTGCCGCCGTCGGCGGCGGCCTCCACGGCCGCCGTCTCGTCGAAGCTCGCTCGGACGGCGTACAGCGCCGCAAGCAGCGCCGGCGCCGCGAGGATCGCTGCGGCCGTCCGCCAGTCGAGGGCCAACAGCATGAGCGTCGTGAGCAGCGGCCCGAGCCCGATGCCGAGGTTGCCCGCCATGCCGTGGTACGCGAAGCCGGTGCCGCGCTCCTCGACGCCCTTCGAGAGCAGCGCGAGCCCGGCCGGGTGGTACACCGACGCGGAGACGCCCCACACCACCATCGCGAGGGTGATCGACACGAGCCCGGGCGCGACCCCGAGCAGGACGAAGGACGCGGCCATGCCGACGAGGCAGGCGGTGATGAGCCGTCTCGATCCCACGCGGTCGACGAGCACCCCGCCCGGGAGCGCGCCCAGGCCGAACAGCCCGTAGCCGACCGTCACCAACAGCCCGAGCGTCGCGGAGGTGACCGCGACCTCGACGGGGCCCAGCGCCACCACGTCGAACTCCGCCAGCCAGATGGGGATGAAGATCGGAATGGACAGCTCGTAGGTGTGGACCATCCCGTGGGCCAGCATGGTGAGCCCGACGATGGACCTGTCGTTCCGGTTCACACGCGAACGAGGCCACTCCGGCGGCATGTACGCGTCGGTGTCGGCACGACCGGCCGGGGAGTCCCGACGGCCGGCGAGCTCCAGGAAATATCAACGATACGACGTGGCTCGAAGAACTTAATATGCCGAACACGAATCGCTCCGCCCAGGCTCTCTCGAAGGACCGATGTACTGTATCCACTGCCGCGCTCCCGTCCGCTACAACCGGGCGCTCGTGCGCGAACACGACGGCCGAACGCTCGCCGGACTGTGCTCGGAGTGCGAGCGCGAGCAGTTCGGCCGGGTCCTCCGGGGCGGCTACGCGGACCCGAGCGGGGCGTGTCTGTTCTGCTCGCGGCCGGGCGCCCTCGCGCTCCCGGTCCATCGCATCGATCTAGACGACGGCCCCGACGACCACTCCGAGACCAGGGGCTACCCGGTCGAGGCGACGACCCCTCGCCTGTGTGACGGGCACGCCGGCGAGGCGTTCGGGCTGAAGGCCGAGCGCCTCCGGTCGGAGGCGACGCTCGCGACGTACGCCGTCGACGACGACTGACCGTCGGAAACGAAACGACTAATCGCCCCCCGCGACTACCGCGGGGTAATGAGCGCGCACGACTGGCCCCACGACCCCGACGGCGAGGAGGGCAGCGAGGGACGCCGAAAGTACGGGCACGCGGTGCTGGTGAAGAAGGTCGACGAGGAGGAGGACTTCCCGCTTCGCGCCGGCGACTACCGCGAGGAGTTCGGCGACCACCCGGTCCGACTGGACGCGGACACCGTCGTCTCCGTCGACGACATCTTCGAACACATCGACGACGACGCCGAGTTCGAGGACATCGTCGCCTTCCACAAGGCCGTCGGCGAGACGATGCGCGCCAACGACTACTGGACGTACGAGGGCGCCGACGCGTTCACCCGCACGCGCGGATAGCGCCGTCGGGTTCGCCGCGTCGGATCGCGCGACCCTCGACCGTCTCCGATGAACGTCGGATCGAGTAGTCGCATCCGGTCGCGTACAACCGTGTTCGGGGTCTAGCCGACCCGGCGTCGGTGCGGGGCCCCGTTCACCGCGTCCGTCCGCCGATCTCGCGCTCGAAGTCCTCGCGCTCCCACGTGCGCGTCCCCTCGCCCTCGACCTCGTTTTGGAGCTTCTCCTCGAGCAGATTGATCGCCATGCGGTTGGCCCCCTCGGGGATGATCAGGTCCGCGTGCTTCTTGCTCGGCTCGATGAACTGCTCGTGCATCGGCTTCACCGTCGAGAGGTACTGGTCGATCACGCCCTCCAGGTCGCGCCCGCGGTCGACCACGTCGCGCTCGATGCGCCGGAGGATACGCACGTCGGCGTCCGTCTCGACGTACAGGCGGAGGTCCAGCATGTCGTTGATCTCCTCGTCGTACAGCGCGAGGATCCCCTCGACGACGATCACGTCGGTCGGCTCGACGGTCTCCGTCTCCTCCTTGCGGTTGTGGATCTCGAAGTCGTACTGCGGCATCTCGACGCTGTTGCCCGACAGCAGCGTCTCCAGGTGTTCCCGGAGGAGTTCCCACTCGAACGCGTCGGGGTGGTCGTAGTTCACCTCCGCGCGCTCCTCGAGGTCGAGATGCGAGAGGTCCCGGTAGTAGTTGTCGAGCGGGATGCGGGTCACCGAGTCGGCGACGCGCTCGGTGATCATCCGGGAGACGGTCGTCTTTCCGGCGCCGGTCCCCCCGGCGATGCCGACGACGAACGAGGGGTACGTCATTCGCTGAGTTATCCCCAGCGCGTCGGCTTGGGCGTGTCGGTCCGCCGGTCCCGTGCTCGACGCTCCCGTGTGTACCGTTCACATTCGGTCAACTTTATAAACGGCTACGGCATTGGCTCTCACATGGCACGCAAGATCGATCGCCGTGACGTCCTGAAGGGCGCCGGCACGGCAGGCGTTGTCGGACTCGCAGGATGTATCACCCAGAACGAATCGGGCGGCGGAAACGGTGGCGGCGGCGGTGGCGGTGACGGCGGCGGCGACGACGAGGAGACCGAAGCCGACGGGGAGACCACCGAGGCACCCGACGACTCCGAGTCGATGCGGACCGTGATGCACTCGGTGCTGATGCCGCTCACCGGCGACCTCGCGTCGCTCGGCGGTCCGATCCGCGACGGCGGGACGCTCCCGGTGAAGCAGCTCCGCGCCGCCGGCGACATGCCCGTCGAGTTCGACCAGACGGTCGAGGACACCCAGACCGACCCGCAGGCGGGGATCCAGGCGGCCAACGGGCTCGCGAACGCCGGCTACCCGACCGTCTGCGGGCCGGCTTCCTCCGGTGTGAACCTTCAGGTCACCCGCGAGGTGTTCATCCCCAACGGGATGATCGGCTGCTCGCCGTCCTCGACCTCGCCCAACGTGACGACGCTCGACGACGACGACCTGATCTTCCGGACGGCGCCCTCGGACGCGCTGCAGGGACAGGTCATGGCGCAGGTGGCCAACGAGGAGCTCGACAACTCCAGCGCCTCGATCCTGTACGTCAACAACGACTACGGGCAGGCGCTGGCCGACTCGTTCTCCCAGTCGTTCGCGGACAACTACTCCGGGTCGGTCCAGGAGTCGGTCGCGTTCGAGCAGGAGCAGTCCAGCTACACCTCGCCGCTGTCGACGGCGATGGGCGACTCGCCGGACATGCTCGTCGTCATCGGCTACCCGGCCTCCGGGATCCAGATCTTCCGCGACTTCTACGCGAACTACGACAACGAGACGGAGGTGCTGGTGACCGACGGGCTCGTCGACCCGACGCTCCCGGACGAGGTCGGCAACGACATGGCGAACGTGTACGCCACGACGCCGCAGGCGACCGGCCCCGGCCAGGAGGAGTTCGTCTCGCTGTACGAGGACGAGTACGACCGCTCGCCCGGCGTGTTCAACGCCCACGCGTACGACGCCTCCGCCGTCTGCCTGCTCGCGAACGTCAAGGCGGGCGAGAACGACGGCGACGTGATCAAAGAGGAGATGCGCGCGGTGGCCAACCCCAACGACGGGATGGAGGTCACGCCCGGGAACCTCGCCGAGGGGCTGCGGGCCGTCGCGAACGGCGATGACGTGTACTACCAGGGGGCCTCCTCGTCGGTCGACTTCGACGAGAACGGCGACATGACGGCCGTCACGTACGCGTTCCTCCAGTACAACACGGACGTGGAGGGCAACGTCGAGACGGTCAGCACCATCGACTTCGAGGCCTGATCGGCCGACAGCGGTCGACCGCGTTCGGATTTTTTCGCGTCCACACGTCAACAGCCGCCGGCTCGCTCCCACCCGTCGGTTCGCCCGTCCGTTCATCCGTCGACCGGCCCCCGCTCCGTCTCACCGCCCTCGACCGCCGCGACCCTCGGATTTAGGCCCTCCCCGGCCGCAGCCAGGGTATGCACGTACTCAAGAACGGAACCGTCGTCGACGCCGACGGCGCCCGCGAGGCGGACGTGGCGATCGCGGACGGCGAGATCGTCGCCGTCGGCGAGGTGGGACGCGGCGACACCGAGACCGACGTGAGCGGACAGTTCGTCGCCCCCGGCCTGATCGACTCGCACGTTCACCTGATGATGGACGGCCGCCCGGACGTGGCGACCGCACAGGACGAGAGCGACTTCGACCACGCGTACATCGCCGCCGCGAACCTCCGAACGGCCGTGGAGGCGGGTGTGACGACGGTTCGCGACCTCGGCGCGAACGGGACGCTCGCGCTCGATGCCGGCCGCGCGGTCGCCGAGGGGCGGCTCGTCGGCCCGCGCGTGCTCGCGTGTGGGGAGAACGTCGTGATGACCGGCGGCCACGGCCACTGGTTCGGCCGCGAGGCCGACGGTCCCGACGAGGTCCGCAGGGCCGCCCGCGAGCAGCTCAAACGCGGCGCCGACGTGATCAAGTGCATGGCGACCGGGGGCGTGCTCACCGAGGGCGCACAGACCGGCGCGCCGGAGCTCACCTACGAGGAGCTGGAGGCGCTCGTCGACGCCGCGAGCGCGAAGGGCGTCCCGACCGCGGCACACGCCCACGGGAAGGAGGGACTGCTCAACGCCGTCGACGCCGGCATCACCAGCATCGAGCACGGCACGTTCATGGACCGCGAGGCGGCGGAGGCGATGGCCGCCGAGGGGACGTACTGGGTGCCCACCGCCGCGGCGCTGAAGAACATCGTCGAGAACCCCGGCTCCGGGATCCCGCAGTCGGCGATGGCGAAGGCCACCGAGGCCGCCGAGGCGTTCGCCTCCTCGTTCGACCACGCCGAGGCCGCGGGCGTCGACATCGCGATGGGCACCGACGCTGGCACGCCGTTCAACCGGTTCGACAACATCGCCGACGAGCTGTCGTACATGGTCGAGTTCGGGATGAGCCCCGAGGCGGCGCTGGAGGCCGCCACCGTCACCGCCGCACGGCTGTGCGGGCTCGACGACGCCGGCAGGGTCGCCGAGGACTACCGCGCGGACCTGGTCGTCCTCGACGGGAACCCCGCCGAGGACGCCGACGCCTGGCAGGACCCGAGCGCGGTGTTCGTCGCGGGCGACCGCGTCGTCTGATCGGTCGACCCCACGGGGTCGCTCGCTCGGTACAGCCGAGCGAGATCCGGGGCGTGGCTTTTTAGCGATCAAACGAATTGGTCCGCTCGATGCCCGAGTGTACAAACTGTGGCGGGTTCGTAACCGAAGGGTACGTACGGGTGTTCGCGCCCGACGGGCTGGAGACCGTTCGGGTGTGCCCGAACTGCGAGGACAAGCTGCGCGACGGGGCCGACGTTCGCGACGCGCGGTCGAAACGGAGCTGATCGGATCTGATCGCCGTGACCCCTCGGTCGCTCCGTCCGTCATACGGAGCGGATCGCCGACGCCCCTCCGACGACGAATAACCGAAGTCCCTCCGAAGAACTACTACCCGACCGAGGGAAGTGGTGGGCATGCGCACAGATCTCACCGGCGAGGCGCTCGCCGACCTCGCACGCGCGCTCCGAACCGGCGAACGAACCCCGGGGGCGTACGCGAACGACGTTCGGGACCGCATCGACGACCGCGACGGCGACGTTCGCGCGTGGGTCGAGGGCGGGAAGCCCCGCGCGTGGCTGACCGCCGAAGCCGAAGCCCTCGAGGCGCGACACGGCGGGGCGGACCCCTCGACGAACAGCGCGGCCGGCGGCGACCGTCCGCCGCTGTTCGGCGTCCCCGTGGGCGTCAAGGACATCTTCCACGTCGACGGGCTGGCGACCCGAGCCGGGTCGGAGCTTCCCGCGGCCGCCCTCGCGGGCCCCGAGTCGACGGCGGTCCGACGGCTCCGCGCGGCCGGCGCATACGTCGCCGGGAAGACGCACACGACCGAGTTCGCGTACTTCGCGCCGGGACCGACGCGCAACCCGCACGACCTCGACCGGACGCCCGGC
This genomic stretch from Halobaculum roseum harbors:
- the rqcH gene encoding ribosome rescue protein RqcH, encoding MDPKTEMTSVDLAALAGELSRYEGAKVDKVYLYGDDLVRFKLRDYDRGRVELLVETGDVKRCHVADPAHVPDAPGRPPEFAKTLRSRLAGGELADVAQYEFDRILTFDFERPDANTTVIAELFGEGNVAVLDETGEVQRSLETVRLKSRTVAPGSRYEYPQSRINPFDVRYEVLEARMEESDTDVVRTLATQLNMGGLYAEEFCTRAGVEKALDIADAGEAQYRAIYDAIRRMGERLRSGDLDPRVYLEDGAVVDVTPFPLEEREGMESEAYDDFNAALDAYFHRLDLTEDEEVDDSPDFEAEIAKKQRIIDQQEGAIGDFEERAEAEREKAEAVYAHYDLVADVLSTIQAAREEGRGWEEIDETFLEGADRGIPEAEAVRGVDGSEGTVDVDLDGTVVTLDAATGPEKNADRLYTEAKRIEEKKEGALAAIENTREELEAVKRRKEEWEAADGDPDAEGGDEEDDADGDEADEHADVDWLSRPSIPVRQQDHWYDRFRWFETSDGFLVIGGRNADQNEELVKNYMEGRDLFCHAQAHGGPVTIVKATDPSEAARDVTIPEQSREEAAQFAVSYSSVWKDGRGAGDAYVVTPDQVSKTPESGEYIEKGGFVIRGERDYYRDMPAEVAVGVQVDPETRVIGGPPSAIEERAETTIRLTPGRFAQNDAAMKCYRELKSRFADQGFVRKVASADRIQEFLPPGESDIHEA
- a CDS encoding MFS transporter — translated: MPPEWPRSRVNRNDRSIVGLTMLAHGMVHTYELSIPIFIPIWLAEFDVVALGPVEVAVTSATLGLLVTVGYGLFGLGALPGGVLVDRVGSRRLITACLVGMAASFVLLGVAPGLVSITLAMVVWGVSASVYHPAGLALLSKGVEERGTGFAYHGMAGNLGIGLGPLLTTLMLLALDWRTAAAILAAPALLAALYAVRASFDETAAVEAAADGGTDAGDSKADAGVDSFSEFVAESRVLFTGSFALVFLVVMLSGLYYRGVLTFMPELLDDLPGFAPVAVGSLLPGGVADLLGGLGGREVSPANYVYSGLLMVGVVGQYVGGKLTDRIPVERGIALSFGVLGVLALLFLPVANLGFGPFLVFGAVLGAALFVVQPFYQATVAEYTPAGTRGLSYGYTYLGVFGVGALGGAVAGTVLTYANPPTLFGVLAAIGFVASATGVVLARR
- a CDS encoding GNAT family N-acetyltransferase produces the protein MPEDETSAEADLAPADADWTATVVAAEADWDAVVDLRMAVFVDEQGVPEHLELDEHDENPLESDVDHLLVRDAAGDAVAVARLRAVGAHEYGALAEGAERVAKVERIAVAGDRRGEGWGARVMTAVETRARERGLSEAVLHAQTRAAGFYERLGYAVDDAVGTFDEDGIEHVRMRREL
- a CDS encoding DUF4013 domain-containing protein — encoded protein: MLSEALRYPLGPANDRGAAAEALATGGGLHLLAAIVAPLWPLTLLSPVAIVAVVGYLVRVLGAAGDADDPVTLPTFRRPLSLLRDGLVASAVSIAVLLVPVVVLLVTVGGAVSGAAGGGPVDPTTPLGYGVTLVGGTVSLLLAVGIAYPLPAILAGYARADPAGTVRARVAAGISSRSLRRTVTSGRYFYAWTVGAVLLAFGAALAGAGSRTARLVGFFGLFYLEVAAAAAWSRGIGGNR
- a CDS encoding DUF4013 domain-containing protein, with protein sequence MLEDALGYPLRTDDRVATLVIGGALIVASVFVLPAFVLQGYLLRVLRSAATDERAAPSFTDWGELFVDGLKLVVVQAAYGLVVSIPIVAAVVALFIGGVTGSVTGSDAGVAAFGAVGLLLVLAATLLSILVAYVMPAAMTNFALAGELGAAFDVEALREAALSGRYLVGVLFGVVLGAVINSVAGPFALILIGIPALFYGQVVTYYCFGRGFAEATDAVAADANEPAEESPDAGGASEPRNPRAGR
- the udk gene encoding uridine kinase, giving the protein MTYPSFVVGIAGGTGAGKTTVSRMITERVADSVTRIPLDNYYRDLSHLDLEERAEVNYDHPDAFEWELLREHLETLLSGNSVEMPQYDFEIHNRKEETETVEPTDVIVVEGILALYDEEINDMLDLRLYVETDADVRILRRIERDVVDRGRDLEGVIDQYLSTVKPMHEQFIEPSKKHADLIIPEGANRMAINLLEEKLQNEVEGEGTRTWEREDFEREIGGRTR
- a CDS encoding mRNA surveillance protein pelota, giving the protein MRIDSRGRGEEGRERLTVTPETTDDLWHLSHVLEPGDLVEADTTRRVTRDDDQLRDTGGEREHMRVTLEVEDVEFARFANRLRVGGVIVGCSREDEIGHHHTINVEERSEITVEKRFKADQIERIEEAEEATGAPDVAIATVEEGAAYIHTVQQYGTEEYASFTKPTGKGEYARPRDELFDELGSALSHLDPEAIILAGPGFTKNDANEYIDEHYRDLSDRISVVNTSAAGDRGVHEVLKRGAVDEVQRETRIAREAELIDELTERIAEGAKATYGVNETMEAAEFGAIETLLIVDERLRAERQGEGDWEIDVNDLVETAEQKGGDVVVFSEEFAPGQQLKNLGGVAALLRYRLQ
- a CDS encoding DUF5785 family protein, with the translated sequence MSAHDWPHDPDGEEGSEGRRKYGHAVLVKKVDEEEDFPLRAGDYREEFGDHPVRLDADTVVSVDDIFEHIDDDAEFEDIVAFHKAVGETMRANDYWTYEGADAFTRTRG